ACATGTGGGTTCGGGTCCGGATAAAAATAAACCCCGAGACCGACCCGAAAAATCTTGGGCCGGTCAGGCAATCTGTCGGCTTACGCCATTCCAAGCGCAGCCTTGTACATATCCAGAATGGCCTCTTCCTCGGCCACATCGTCGCGGTCGCGCTTGCGCAAGGCGATGACTTTCTTCATCACCTTCGTGTCATAACCACGCGCCTTCGCCTCGGCCATGATCTCTTTCTGGCGCTCGGTGACGTCCTTCTTTTCGGCCTCAAGCTGTTCGTACTGCTCAATGAACTGGCGCAGCTCATCCGCAGCCACATTATATGACTGATCGTCCTGCATTTGGTCCCCCGGTTGATATGGGCGGCAGACATACGGCGTCTTGCCGGGTTCTGCAATCGGCGCTACATGCAGCTGGAAAAAGGGGATCTGATGAGTGTATTCGACGTTCTGATCTGGGGTGGAGCGGTGCTGACGGCAGCCGGATTGGCCGGGATCATCTGGTGTATCTGGACGGTTTACAGCGGCAAACGCACAGGACTGGACGAGGCCGCGTTTCGCGACAGGATGCAGCGCGTGGTCATGGTGAATATGGCAGCACTGATCGCATCCGTCCTCGGGCTGATGAGCGTTGTGATCGGCATCATGCTTGGAGGGTAGGCCCGCCGTCAGAATTCTCAGGTAGCGCTGCCGCTGCCTGCTCGACCCTGCCGGCTGCCTCATCCAGATCCCGCAGACTGTCCAGACCGATCACCGCCCGCTCTTGCGCCGCATAGCGGGCGCGGTGTTTTTCATAACGGGGATCGTAATGTTCGCGCATCAGCGCCTCGGCAAGCTCGGGCCAGTTCCGCGCTTCCGCGAATTGCACCCATTCCGCGATCCGCCCCGCCGCGTGTAGCGGACGAAGCCGGTCCAGAATCTCGCTCAGACGCTGCGGATCGGCAGTCACATCCTGATAATGCCGTGAGGAATAGGCCGCACGCGCCTGAACCGGCACCCGCAAGGCGATCCGGGGCGCGGCGCAGATGTCCGACCAGACGGCTTTCGGCAAGGTTACGCTGCCGATGCGAGAACTTTCCGCCTCGACGAAGACCGGCCTTTCGGGGTCCAATGCCTCTATCTGCGAGGCAAGGCGTCCTTCGAACATCTTCTGGCCGGGCTGTTCTCCGACCGAGCCGAACAGGCTACCACGGTGATTGGCAAGTCCTTCGAGGTCGATCACCTGATGGCCCCGTCCGACAAGTTTCAGAAGAATCTCGGTCTTGGCGCTGCCGGTATTGCCGTCCAGCACGATGACCCGCGCAGGAAACCCAAGCTCCTGCACCCGCCGCACGACAAGCCTGCGCCATGATTTATAACCACCCGAGACCCGCCCCACACGCCAGCCGACCTGCCCAAGGATCGTCGCCAGCGCACCTGAACGCTGCCCGCCGCGCCAGCAATAGACCAGAGGCCGCCAGCCGCCATCGCGATCTTTCAGCGGTCCGGCGATATGACGCGCAGCATTCGCCGCGACCAATGCCGCGCCTGTTTTGCGGGCATAGAAGGGCGAGACCTGCTTGTAGATCGTGCCGACCTGCGCACGTTCGTCATCGCTGAGCACAGGAAGGTTGATCGCTCCGGGCAGGTGATCCTCGGCGAATTCCGCAGGTGAGCGGACATCGATAATGTCATCAAAAAGGCCCGATGCGACATTCACCGCATCGAGCCGGAT
This sequence is a window from Paracoccus aerodenitrificans. Protein-coding genes within it:
- a CDS encoding DUF2312 domain-containing protein; protein product: MQDDQSYNVAADELRQFIEQYEQLEAEKKDVTERQKEIMAEAKARGYDTKVMKKVIALRKRDRDDVAEEEAILDMYKAALGMA
- the mnmH gene encoding tRNA 2-selenouridine(34) synthase MnmH, with the translated sequence MNIPAEIRLDAVNVASGLFDDIIDVRSPAEFAEDHLPGAINLPVLSDDERAQVGTIYKQVSPFYARKTGAALVAANAARHIAGPLKDRDGGWRPLVYCWRGGQRSGALATILGQVGWRVGRVSGGYKSWRRLVVRRVQELGFPARVIVLDGNTGSAKTEILLKLVGRGHQVIDLEGLANHRGSLFGSVGEQPGQKMFEGRLASQIEALDPERPVFVEAESSRIGSVTLPKAVWSDICAAPRIALRVPVQARAAYSSRHYQDVTADPQRLSEILDRLRPLHAAGRIAEWVQFAEARNWPELAEALMREHYDPRYEKHRARYAAQERAVIGLDSLRDLDEAAGRVEQAAAALPENSDGGPTLQA